The proteins below come from a single Micromonospora citrea genomic window:
- a CDS encoding STAS domain-containing protein, whose protein sequence is MALSAEESGRLAGLLTDQAERVTQRWAEIVAASLRGRLTQGELRHQVQELHGSMITSARQGALDFDSEQATELRAVLAELSRGRARQGFSASETAISVFALKEVLLELLEAEGGSDTLRDYVAFSALIDQMGLFTFESFVRTRESLIADQAEQLLELSTPVVKLWEGVVAVPLVGTLDSARAQVVMERLLQTLVDTGSPYAIIDITGVPAVDTQVAQHILKTVVAARLMGADCIISGIRPQIAQTIVALGIEFGDIATKASLADALRHVLRLTGVETGRRQRREA, encoded by the coding sequence ATGGCGCTGAGCGCCGAGGAGAGCGGCCGACTTGCGGGTCTGCTGACGGATCAGGCCGAGCGCGTCACGCAGCGGTGGGCCGAGATCGTCGCGGCGTCCCTGCGCGGGCGACTCACTCAGGGAGAGCTGCGCCACCAGGTGCAGGAGCTGCACGGCAGCATGATCACCAGCGCCCGGCAGGGGGCCCTCGACTTCGACTCCGAGCAGGCCACCGAGCTGCGCGCCGTGCTGGCGGAGCTGTCGCGGGGCCGGGCCCGGCAGGGCTTCTCCGCCTCCGAGACGGCGATCAGCGTGTTCGCGCTCAAGGAGGTGCTGCTGGAGCTGCTGGAGGCCGAGGGCGGCTCCGACACGCTCCGCGACTACGTCGCCTTCTCCGCGCTGATCGACCAGATGGGGCTGTTCACCTTCGAGAGCTTCGTCCGCACCCGGGAGAGCCTCATCGCCGACCAGGCGGAGCAGCTGCTGGAGCTGTCCACCCCGGTGGTGAAGCTCTGGGAGGGCGTGGTCGCCGTCCCGCTGGTCGGCACCCTCGACTCGGCCCGCGCCCAGGTGGTGATGGAGCGGCTGCTCCAGACCCTCGTCGACACCGGCTCGCCCTACGCGATCATCGACATCACCGGTGTGCCGGCGGTCGACACCCAGGTCGCCCAGCACATCCTGAAGACCGTGGTGGCCGCCCGGCTGATGGGCGCCGACTGCATCATCTCCGGCATCCGGCCGCAGATCGCGCAGACCATCGTCGCCCTGGGCATCGAGTTCGGCGACATCGCCACCAAGGCCAGCCTCGCCGACGCGCTGCGCCACGTGCTCCGCCTCACCGGGGTCGAGACCGGCCGCCGCCAGCGCCGGGAGGCCTGA
- a CDS encoding ATP-binding protein, whose product MTAGVDLGQPQAQAIRSDEDVVRVRQLVRTVAVAVKLSLVDQTKVVTAASELARNTLVYGGGGTVEVSTVDNGVRRGVRIVFADSGPGIADLDLALTDGYTTGGGLGLGLSGARRLVDEFDIQTAVGEGTRITVTKWSR is encoded by the coding sequence ATGACCGCCGGCGTCGACCTGGGCCAGCCGCAGGCGCAGGCGATCCGCAGCGACGAGGACGTGGTGCGCGTCCGGCAGCTGGTGCGTACGGTGGCGGTGGCGGTCAAGCTCTCGCTTGTCGACCAGACCAAGGTGGTCACCGCGGCGAGCGAGCTGGCCCGCAACACCCTGGTGTACGGCGGCGGCGGGACGGTCGAGGTGAGCACGGTCGACAACGGCGTGCGGCGCGGTGTGCGGATCGTCTTCGCCGACTCCGGCCCGGGCATCGCCGACCTCGACCTGGCGTTGACCGACGGCTACACCACCGGCGGCGGGCTGGGCCTCGGGCTCAGCGGCGCGCGCCGGCTGGTCGACGAGTTCGACATCCAGACCGCGGTGGGTGAGGGAACCCGCATCACGGTCACCAAGTGGTCGAGATGA
- a CDS encoding STAS domain-containing protein, producing the protein MERVPILKIGDILLVSIQVDMSDQTAVQLQEDLAERIVATGCHGVIIDITALDIVDSFVGRMLSTIASISKVLDAETVVVGMRPAVAITLVELGLSLNGIRTALNVERGMELIAAARADEQELAFEDEPDAETTATP; encoded by the coding sequence ATGGAACGGGTGCCGATCCTCAAGATCGGCGACATCCTGCTGGTCTCCATCCAGGTCGACATGTCCGACCAGACTGCGGTCCAGCTCCAGGAGGACCTCGCGGAGCGGATCGTCGCGACCGGCTGCCACGGCGTGATCATCGACATCACCGCCCTGGACATCGTCGACTCCTTCGTCGGGCGGATGCTGTCGACGATCGCCTCGATCTCCAAGGTGCTCGACGCGGAGACGGTGGTCGTCGGGATGCGTCCCGCCGTCGCCATCACCCTGGTCGAGCTGGGCCTGTCGCTCAACGGCATCCGTACGGCCCTCAACGTCGAACGGGGCATGGAGCTGATCGCGGCCGCCCGCGCCGACGAGCAGGAGCTCGCGTTCGAGGACGAACCGGACGCCGAGACGACGGCCACGCCATGA
- a CDS encoding SpoIIE family protein phosphatase, with protein MSGDAVPDRGIWFRVETGSAASAVRRAAERLGAQLDLGESRTGDLAIVAAELTSNLVKHAEDGVLLLRPVRHEREVGVELVAIDAGPGMVDLTVSSRDGHSTTGTLGIGLGAIVRQASWFDGYSLPGRGTALAVQVWPDRQAERERPWVGALTRPLSGEPVSGDGYAWRIVEGRRQVLACDGLGHGPLASAATDAALDAFRKAPAGPPAVVVQHLHRAMSHTRGAALAVAELDPAAGMLRYSGLGNISAAVVGRGGQRRGLVSLPGIAGHQRPQVREYDYPFGAGDLLVMHSDGVVDRWQLADYPGLTDRSPIVVAATLLRDAGTRRDDACVLVARAWL; from the coding sequence ATGAGCGGGGACGCGGTCCCCGACCGCGGCATCTGGTTCCGGGTCGAGACCGGCAGCGCGGCCAGCGCCGTGCGCCGGGCCGCCGAGCGGCTCGGCGCCCAGCTCGACCTGGGCGAGTCGCGCACCGGGGACCTGGCCATCGTCGCCGCCGAGCTGACCAGCAACCTGGTCAAGCACGCCGAGGACGGGGTGCTGCTGCTGCGGCCCGTCCGGCACGAGCGGGAGGTCGGCGTCGAGCTGGTCGCGATCGACGCCGGGCCGGGGATGGTCGACCTGACGGTGTCCTCGCGGGACGGGCACTCCACCACCGGCACGCTCGGCATCGGCCTCGGCGCGATCGTCCGGCAGGCGAGCTGGTTCGACGGCTACTCCCTGCCGGGTCGGGGCACGGCCCTGGCCGTCCAGGTCTGGCCGGACCGCCAGGCGGAGCGGGAGCGGCCGTGGGTGGGCGCGCTCACCCGACCGCTGAGCGGAGAGCCGGTCAGCGGCGACGGGTACGCGTGGCGGATCGTCGAGGGCCGTCGGCAGGTGCTGGCCTGTGACGGGCTGGGGCACGGGCCGCTCGCCTCCGCCGCCACCGACGCCGCGCTCGACGCGTTCCGGAAGGCGCCCGCGGGGCCGCCGGCGGTGGTGGTCCAGCACCTGCACCGGGCGATGTCGCACACCCGGGGCGCGGCGCTGGCCGTCGCCGAGCTGGACCCGGCCGCCGGGATGCTGCGCTACTCGGGGCTGGGCAACATCTCGGCCGCCGTGGTCGGCCGGGGCGGCCAGCGCCGGGGCCTGGTCTCGCTGCCCGGCATCGCCGGGCACCAGCGTCCCCAGGTCAGGGAGTACGACTACCCCTTCGGTGCCGGCGACCTGCTGGTGATGCACAGTGACGGGGTGGTCGACCGCTGGCAGCTCGCGGACTATCCCGGTCTCACCGACCGGTCGCCCATCGTGGTGGCCGCGACGCTGCTGCGGGACGCCGGCACCCGCCGTGACGACGCGTGCGTCCTGGTCGCCCGGGCGTGGTTGTGA
- a CDS encoding STAS domain-containing protein codes for MSLTVHTEQRGDVVVVSVAGELDMATAPQLQDQITDLLDKGRSRLVFDLANVSFCDSTGLSVFVRAKNSCDEAGGVVRLAAPQRGVLRILEVSGLVEVLHTYPTVDQAVAGETTPASS; via the coding sequence ATGTCCTTGACGGTGCACACGGAACAGCGCGGCGACGTGGTCGTCGTGTCGGTCGCGGGCGAGCTGGACATGGCGACCGCACCGCAGCTGCAGGACCAGATCACCGACCTGCTCGACAAGGGCCGCAGCCGGCTCGTCTTCGACCTGGCGAACGTCTCGTTCTGCGACTCGACCGGGTTGTCGGTGTTCGTCCGCGCCAAGAACAGCTGCGACGAGGCCGGCGGCGTGGTGCGGTTGGCCGCCCCGCAGCGCGGGGTGCTCCGCATCCTGGAGGTCAGCGGCCTCGTCGAGGTGCTGCACACCTACCCGACGGTCGACCAGGCCGTGGCCGGCGAGACCACGCCGGCCTCCTCCTGA